AATCCATGAATACCATTGTCAGCTAAATGGATTGTATAGCTAAATGGTATTCCAACTTCAAATGCTGCAAAATAATCTGAGGAAccttaaaataaacaaacattttaataaaaaatataagttttaaaagatgataaataaataattaccaGATTTATTTTCTCCAAAATCATTACTGGCATCAACTTTGTATCTAGAATTGCTTCCTTTTTTCCTGAGAGCATCTGTTGCAAACATTGCCACATCAAGTAAATCATCTAATTTATCTAATTGAAATGatgcatttaatttatttggatACGAAATCATTTGGCCATATGCTTGCAGTGATATAAAAAGCTATGCagttaaaaattcaatatttttaaattttacagagaaaataatgtaaattttgtttcaaacctttatttgttttcgattttccaataaaaattttgatatcgCTCGAGTTTCTGGTTCTGAGAATGATGTTGGTCCAGCAAAAAATTCATTACACGGTGTTTTCGAACTTCCTTTTCGACCCCAATTAAAGTGCCAGTTGTGGTTCAAATCAACgccaaaacaaactttttcggattttttcttttgtagcCAAGTCATAGCTGAATCAATGATGCcacttggttttgaaatatgaCGGGAACGCGATTTTTTCCATAGTCGGTTGTATTCAAGGCTGTATTCGTATCCATCAGGATTGGCAACCGGCATAATATACCATGTTGTATTCTTGATGTACTCTGTTCCCGGATTGGTCtctaaaataagaaattaaattcaatgttgacaaaaaaaaaaatgttttgtaaaaaaataatttgtatgtcCAATCCAAACCCTTATCCTGATGTCCACTGACTTCCATAGTTTTTtttacgaatatcttctaaacggttataGGAATTGATTTAATACCAAGGactttttgtagaacgtttaaacccctacaagaataaatctagctaatttgaaaatgatttttcagtgaattagaaaattttgaaaaagtaaaaaaatgcttttatacattttttaaacttttacctcaaatatctttcaaatagattaatgaaaaaagtatacacgaacttttttgtagaataatctgttttctataaaaatatttcatgtcCCTTTGATTCACAACAAAatgtcgggagcaagaactttgttacgtgatttcaattgattttagtgttctgaaatcaaaactttttacagattttttctatcacgtctagtttttcaGCTACACACATCACTATTTCCGCTATAAAGTCAAGTAATAGACCCGAATTTAGCAAGAGCTCAAAAAAGTgatatgattttaaaatcgacTTAGTTATAGGTAAACCGCCTTTAAACCAATTCAAAGTTTAGAATTTACATGTCTTTTATTACCATTAATTTATAAAACCCAAACCATTAAACCGTTCAATGATATGACCTCACGGTGAACAGTGCTGTGCATTTGGGTAcaataattacaaattttttttggaatttcgaaaaaaaaatccaaggttacaaatccatcgagttaagccttaactacattggctcaaatagtgaaaaagtacaaaagttaaaattttcaacGCATTTTCGtatggtttttcttattttttcatctaaaaaataatttgtaaactctttttacaaaaaaaattggcgttagcaaaaaaaaaataaatttaaataatttgtattttataaacTATATCATGCCTTCATAAgacattaataaaaaatattagcaaGCAccagtgcattttatttttatattttattcatgaaattatttcatataaaacactcctttattttttttccaaatcacTTACTTGTTTCTTTCAAATGTAAATTCTTAAAATTCGTTGTTTGTacatttcattaaattaaattttgagttaaaataaatataaaaatatggaAACAGAAAAGATTTTAAGCGTATATACTAAATGCAAGTGCACTTGTAATAATTTTAAACACAAGAAAAACTGTAACGCGAAAAAACGCCAAAATGAAAACTTGATCTATAATATGGAGCAGAGAACTTTTATTTCCTTTGCAACTGATATTGTTTCTATTATAGCGTGAgtattttatcaaaatgttttatcatttaattttttttaattttaaaggtttatattttttggatCTGTTATATTTTGGTTGGCAATCACAAGAAtagtaattgattttttgagaaaaatttatcTTTCTGATCGGTAAGTAAATTGTGTACAAGTAGAGCTAGAAAGCAAGGAATAGAAGAAGAACTAACAAAATCTTTTAATTTGTGAGAAAGTTTGAAGATAATTGTAATCCTTGATTTTAGAGCCGaacttactttttttcgataaaattgaacttttttaagttttgccacttttttttccaaacagaTGCACAAGGATTGTTTTTGTAGGACTTTTGACAATATTGTTCTTTTCAATTACAACTCACgttttcttgaataaaagagcttggaaaatacaaaataatcaaGAGAAGATAAAACTAACTAAACAAAATGTCACAGGTTAACATCACAAGTTCCAAATTTTTGtctattgattaaaattcattttctagttgaaaaagttcctGTTGAGTCTCCAAAACTGTCACCGGAACCAGAATATTTAAAAGTGACTATTAAGGATAAACAGTTGAAGAAACTAAGcagtgaaaataaaacaaatacaaatatacCAAAGAAATTAACGGTATCAATCATaaatgagaagaaaaaagaagtaTTCAAAACATCAAAGAATTTCCTTGTTCCAGAAATGGCATTAGAAATGAAGAATCCTCCAGCACTGCTCGTTAGTTTAAGGGATATTATATTGGAAAACTATTAAATTTGTACAATCAAAAGGGTAACATTATTGCTTTCTTCTTTATATTGAATTCAATCTTAAAATCAAATCAACATTATAGTTAAAGGAGACAAAAATATCAAGACATTTGGTTATCCCAATTTAAAAACCCATAAATGGTCATTACTACTTTCGCATTCCTTAAAAAGCCATAAACAATAACTTACTATTGCTTTTCATAACTTTCAGCAGCTCATTGATCATCCATGTCGCTGAAGCTGGTGCAATCCATTCTCGTCCATGAACACCTGCTTCTATAAACACACTATTTGCTTGTTCTGGTTTCTTACTCAGCTtcagttttttcttcttctccgttttgtcattgaaatttttcaatccaACTTTCGCTATGACTAGAGGTCGTCCTTCATACGATCTTCCAATATGAATTAACTCCACATATTGTGAATTACGTACTTGAAGCACTTCCAAGTACTTAATAATGCTATCATAGTCATAATATCTATTCCATGACATTATAGGTTTTCCAGAATTAGgcttttttaaaatcgttaTATCGTCTTGCTTGGCTTTTTCGTATGAGATAACTTTTCCAACatcgaaaattaaaatttcatgatCGATGTTTTCAAAATCTAATGTTCCTTGGAAGTCTATAAGCATTTTGGGGGGTATGACGACATCAGTTAAAcctctaaaaccaaaatttttattgaaaaaaacaatgttGACCAAACAAATGTTTATTTACCTTAATGAAGGTCCTTTAAGCCATTGTAAGCGAGCACCTTCTTCATCTTTTTTGATTTCTTCAAGTGTTCTGACCTGGGATTCAGTCTTTGGTTTCAAACGCCAAATTTGGTATTTATTGTAGGATATCTTTTTTGGAATATCTGGATTTTCTGTTGTGGTTTCTATCAGCGGACTATTTGTTGAGGTCGAATTGATAATATGCTGTGCCAAGATTCCAATCCATTTGTGGGGATTTTTTAATGGTTCGGATATAGTTAGTATTGGTACAGATGTGGTggtagtagttgttgttgtagttctTTTAGGTCTTGGTTTTGCACTAAACCATCCAAAAAACCAcgctagaacaaaaaaaaaaaattaatagttgacttgaaaaatgtttattattcAAAGTTTGTGGGCACTaccaataataaaatttaaagctcaCTTTAATATTTATCTGAATTCAACATATTTCACcataccaaaaaccaatttaatagtcagttTAAAGGCTAACGCTCAGTTAAATTTATTGTACAGTTGGGaaactcaattttaaatttaaccgAGCGTTAGGCTTTAAACTGACTATTGAATTGGTTAATGGTATCGTGAAATATGTAGAATTTAGTTAAATATTAaagtgagctttaaatttgactATATTAGTAGGGCCCATTTTTATAGTCCTGATGTCAAATTGTATTTAAGCTCATATAAAAGTGAAAAGTTCTGTTTAATTGCTGCAAgatttttcttccattttatcCATACTATTTAAGCGCTATTTGCGAAtgtactttttaataatttgtgaACAATTTTTTACTCAAGCAATGGTTTTTACTTAGACTTAAATGTAAAATAAGAATTAGAATCtatcaaaaaaatatctaaaattaataaaatcaatgAATTAACACATATTATAATGGTTTTTCGCCTGCGGGTCACTGTgtcgtatacgtaacttttatttcaaaatacgtGAACGAATTTATATTAATGTCAATTCCAaggatttgttttttgttttttgttttttgttttttttttttcttttaatgtgGATGTGACAGTAAGATATGTACATATACTGCATTTCCTTATTGTATCTTATTTCTTAAGattaaatttatgaaaacaTTCACGATCTACTAAATCAAAGTGAATAAGTTCATTGTTGTTGGACTTTTTCTAACAATCAGAAGACGCAATCTACGCATTTATCTTCTTTCGATCGAGTCTacatcttagaaaaaaaattattgtgaaAAACTCTATGGGATCCTCACACACAATAAAATGTCGAAGCTATTACGCCTTAAGAGACATCTAATTAATCATTCTGCGAACAAAGATTGTTAAGCTTTATGGGAAAAGTGTTTATCCCCTGAATATAACATATGACCATAGATGTATCGCGGCATTGTTTTTGTAATTACTTTTTCAAGTGACTAACATCCTGACACATAAACGACGCGCCGCACTTTGACATACAATCACAAAATATGTGTTTAAAAAGTATTCACACTACATTGGAATTACCATTACCtttgagaattcaattttttttcgatttttgttttatgagataaatactgtattatcttcccataaacatggtaaaattgttttcttcgagctcaatgcaaagggtacttttgctaaaaaagtttttgatgaaagaatggcatttccaaattcagagtTTTTGAagtcaatccgcgataaagtgaattcttcaaaatgcttcaatttttttaagtgcatttttttcattttttgtccatttgagattacatttttgtgtttgtatatttggtaattttcagttttccgcgataaattcagttcttcactgattttttaacagacacacaggAATtttgacttgcaacagaagatgcactaatttcaatgttaagttccgccgttttgcccaattttttcaaatcggggccttaacaagtctgtcagttttatacgtgcttgaaacacgtaaaatgcattaccttaccttaccaacgctgaaaaagaacgtttgtcaaaatacttttttccctcaaaaattagtacaaaaaatgcagcctcgaagcataataccaactatatgactgacatggccatcatgagattcaccataatatacttaataaataacggtcaacttccttattttatgcttaaccgttacagattattctcatcagttagaaaaatgttcattttgtcaaaatactttttccgaccattgtagatgctaggaatgtttagggcgattttgttcactattgctcaacttgaagcaaactcttAAGTTaacaaacttgagagttgactcaaactcgagagttaaaacaaaagttgagaatctattttgttcactatttttttcttaactctcgagtttacaaaacaaaagttggctaacttttagtttttaaaatatccctgggatatttgtgacaacaaacaaaaatattgactgCTTATAAtcatattttgtatgttttacgTCATcggttaaaattttattaaagtttgtGTATTATTTTACATTGCTGGTGTTCAAAATGAcgaatttttcaaaagtctaaaatccaaattaaatcaatttcgGCATTCGAATTCatgattaatttataaaaaaatataaaattcgaaATGATAACTGAACGGAAGTAAATGTAATTGGATGGAAGTGAAAACATTCTAGCGTCCGCCTCGTCGACAGAAATCTTAAACagatatttttatcaaaaaacctgAAAAATTTCTTATTGCAAGATCCATACCACCAGAAAATAttgtatatttgtatattttcgtACATAgaatgtttttctttaaatttttttttattgaaatacatacataagaaaatatataattcaattctctcaatttttttaaaattgtttaggtttttgttttgtttaaaaaaaaatgtttatgaattTGCTCTTAAAATTAGCGGGGCAACATTTTGTATCGATTCCTCTTAAAAGAATAGGCTTATTTTTCGAAACTTTGTTACTTTGGAACATTAATTTTGCTTTCACAATaacagcaaaattaaattttgacaggaaaattaaaaaaaaaaataattttgaagcaaaatctcaagtttggttggcaaacttctactttttccggaagtttatcaactctcgagtttgaaatcgaaagttaaaaacgtCAAATTTGTGTGAACAAAACCAAATTCggaagttgaagataaaaatccccaagttatgttcaacttctaGTGAACAAAATCACCCTAAGTCATGGGATTTGaaccaaaattttgaataaattcgcATTTATTCTATAAGCATATGTACCTCATCTCGAAATAGCTTATGTTTTTTGGCAAACCCAAGACCTAGTGTACCATATCAGTTTTATAAACAATCAAATTGACACATCTTTATCCAGTTTAATTAAtcaattttgcacaattatgtGAACAATTTTAAAGAGAGGCAGTTAAGTTTTACATTCCCGTGACGATGGAATGCcccacaatttttttatatattcaaaCTTTTCACTACCAACAAGTTGGTAACACATATGAATAATACAGCATCACTATTATGAGCTTTTAGATCTGataaacttaagaaaaaacgCAATAACCAAAGCAAGCCAAAACGTCTTATCTTCGTTGTCAAACagagtatattttttaattttttttgaatgcgATTATGGAAAGTTTATGATTCGCACAAAAAATCAGACTCGTGATAAAAATTAGTCTTTTAAAATCACTTTTGTTCCTTGAATTGATACCTCCcacagttttattttattaaaaaaatcgcaaaaCATTAcacttttgaagtgaaaacttctttagtatcgtagtgatttgaaacaagatgaaacgaaaacgcgacacgacttcaacttgttataacttttttgttttaatagatagatgaatgaaatttgtactgtagataggtaattaaataaattataattgtacaaaatttcaattaatttcatattaaaaattcgcagataacggtaaaaagatgttcttttccaaaacacgttatatcttttgatctagtgcacatacaaatttgatttaactttaatacgcatgctgataacataaccttttatttgatatatcacacataacgttacgtgctctacaagttacacaatcttaaattgaaaaaatttaaaaatacctcaaaacacctgtggaaatctgttggcgatgaccagctaccagtgtacgaagtaccgtaatctcagtctggaaattcgacatcgttgactttaaaaaattctaacttttcttgtagacatctttgaaataagatttatacatcattatacaaggtgaaacaataagctttcacatggtataaaatttataggttgtcaaacaaaaaaattgatgtaatagcatgagaacataaaaataaatgatttttttgctttttggatgaaatttcatcgagtttaaaatattctagctttttttgtacatgtctcatacacctgatcgatttATATATTTAGAGCTAAGACAattagctttcagatggtgtaaaaatttgtataggttgttaggggaaaaaatggatttaatagtgtgagaagataaaaatacatgttttttcgctttttttggaaattgatcgagttcaaaaaattctagctctttttgtagatgtctcatagacttgatcgatattatatattttgagctaagacaataagctttcagatgatattttttttttgcaagaaaaatgattttttaaggtttcacttctaccacgtgtgaattgcacacatgattttttttaatttaattagggATATAGAACAGTACAAATTTTGGATTACAATTATTCTTCTTTTCTTACTAATTTATTTCAATATGGAAATCACATGGGACACTGTgtcgtatacgtaactttttgtacttaaatatttaatttagaaaTCGAAATTAAGTTCAagctgatataaaaaaaattgttttctaataaatttaggaaaatatttgtattgtcCTAAAACGTGGAAACGTAGAATCTTTTTAATCACTTGAGTTTCTTAGATTTAGCTATCTTCATGAATATTCCAATATTAATCCATTTTTATTGGCTAAAGTGATAATTAATTTTGGCACTTATCAAAAACATTAATTATTCAACAGAAATGTTAAAATCAACGACAATAAGAACAattaataatatgaaaaaagaaaattcgaaattttttttaggaatcccAAGTTATAAAATTGAATGACCTATTGTCTATATAACTATGggtattttagaaaatattttgcactttAACTCGAGTTTCATACTTTACACTTACGTTCACTATCTTCCTCGCTGGCAGGAGGTATCTTGGTATCATAACCAAACCACGATTCAAACCAACTCGGTTCTTCCTCCATTCCATCCGTTGAAGGTGCTGGCGTAGTGCTAGTGCCTCTTCGTTTCCTTAATTTAAACCATGAACTAAACCACGATCCTATAGAGTTTCCCTCCTCATCGCCATCATATGTCtcttcattattattatttgctgCAGCATCATTTGTTGAACCTCCATTATAAACAGTATATTGTGGAAACTTTGGCTTGCGGTTATCATTACTCTCTGACAACGAAGGCTTCTGAAACATTTGCTCGGCCCTATCAAATAACGCATCCATTACCCACTGAACTGGTGTAAATAAACCACGAATCATACCAAACACACCATCATCACTTTCATTATCgtagtcatcatcatcatcattatcagcGTCATAGTCTTCGTCGGCATATTCACCGTCATCATTGCCATCATATGGCCTACGACGTTTAATTCGTTTCCTTGACGTCTTTTTATGGCGATAATTGTCGTCTTGTTGATTCATCGTCGATGCTTCCTCAAGAGAATTATAATCGGGTAAATTATTCTCCAAACTAGATTCACTGTATTCAACCTGATTTGAGGATTCATCGTCGTCGCTCTCATCACTACTTCCATCGTTATAAGATGTTCCCCCAAAGCTAAAgtcatcctcatcatcatcGTATTCCTCGGAAACTGGccgtttcttcttctttttaactTTGGACTCAGTGTTCTTACATGGAGGCTTCAGATGTTTTAGTGATGTTAATGATGGTAATTGCGGAAGTGGTGTCTCAGTATGACTGGTTTCTTCGATAGAATTCTTTGGTGTCCTAATCTTTGCTGGAGGCTCAATATATTCACTAGTTACTTGAATTTGAGTTGAGagaatttttttggatttctcTGATGAATCCGAAGAGTTAATAGATCTTGTAGAAATCTCGTAAGTATCGATATGCGAGAGTGTTGAGGTGGGTTTCTCGGTAGCATTTAGAGATCTTTTAGTTAGTTTGTGCTGGTGTGAATCCTCCGACAAAAATTCATTCTTAGATCTACTGAAGGCACTTTCaggtttaaatttatttaatttggaaCTATCTGTGGATTCACTAAAAACCGAAGGAACTAAATTCAATCCATTTGGCTTTTCCAATTGCGTATCTAGGTTTGCCAATTTTTCCAATGAACTTCGAGTATCCTGAAGCTTTTTCAATTCCTTGTTGGCCTTCTTTGATTTTCGATGATGCTTACGTTTTTTCTCCTTTGCAATGCGAGTGCTATTTCTCTTCACAAAAAGTCTAGTATTGTGGAAATTTGAAGATGGTTTCCTGTTTATTTTAACTACTTGCGATGGTTGTCTTTTTCCCGAACACTTGGattcataactttttttcaacaaatacaAATCCCTTTCGTATTGTTCTTTACTCACAAAAATCGGTATACTGCCACTACTTGAGAGATCTGTTTTATTAGTATTCACTCCTACCTCAGTTATAGCATAAACTATTCCAGTGGCAGGATTTGTGAAAAATATCGGTAATGTAGTGTTGTGATTTTGGATTTCATTCACTTCCGCGACGACACTTTCACTAGAATGACTTATCAAGCCATCTTGTGTATATAATTGATGGCTATATTTATCACTTGCAACACTTGAACCAACCGAAAAAGGACTATCCATTACCGGAGGAGTGGACGAAAGCGGAATGTCCCTTGGCTTacctaaattaaattttggtgtGAACTTTTTCGTATTACGTTCATTTAAGAGGATATCCCGAGTCCAACTTTTTTCCCGTAACAAACCATCGAATTCCTCAGAACTTGGATGATAACCGTATTCGTAGGATTCCACTGAATAGCTTATAATCCAAAAGTAACAACCGACAAAGAGGAATAAGTTTAAcatgttttttgtatattttcttttgatattctCTACGTAAAATGCGTAAGTCTTATTCACCCGAAGACGCttcaattgcaaataaaacCAGCTTCATCGTGTGATAGCTTCTTTAGATAGATGAACTAAGCCATGCATTGCCAATTGATTGTGCGACTTGGTTTTTTGTATAGCTTTTACCTTTCTCCTCTTGGTATATTCACGTGTGCAAGAGCACATATAATATGTCATTTTTTCTGTGTACAAGAGTTCAGCAGAAATACCCTCCCTTTCTGTATATGGAATGGTATATCTGATGTTGTACCATCAGCATAGTTGTATGAACATACTCAGGGACGCAATTATACATTGAAACTAATACGGGCCCTATTGCCTATTTAGAAGTTTTCTTGGACTAATGTATCTATGTATATAAAACGGAAAGAGAAGTTAAACAATTCAATAATCTTGTCGATTCCGTGGAGGAAGACTGTGAGTTAGCTccggtatttttgatttttgtcagaaatgtttatattttgtacCCAATGAATACCCAAAACTTGTGACTTGAGTATCGaacgtcataaaaaaaaacaaaaattaaaaaaagttacggAATCGTTCAGTCTTTGGTGATTTCAACTCTCAAAGACAAgttgttgaaaaaaagaaatgaagtATCACGACATTGAAGCTTCTAGTATTtccttttatttgattttaaactgCCTCTGTAGACTTACAATAATTGCTTTAATTTAAATAAGggacatacatacattttgttgaaatcgaacaattttttcaataatatttttaaaatacataagtTCTGCCAATTTACTTCAAAAGGTAAATTCGTTCCACTgttttttaaatctaatttaAATACTGACTCAGTTCATACCTGTGATTTTTGTTCCATCGATAGAGAGCTCGATTCaccattttgaattaaatatgcACCAAAGTGCATTTCTTCAATTAACTCAGTTGGTACCACTTTATTTAAGGTTGTGATAAGCCTTTTAAAGCATGAAATAAATCTTAGGAGACCAAAACGTATTGGTTGGAAACAATGGTTCAGAGATAGAACTTATCATAAATATGTCGATTGTATCGAAAATCAATAATCATAAGAAATCATACAAAATTTGATCATCATTTTTGTCGAGCGTTTAACATTCGAGGCCAAAATCTTCGGATGTTCATTGAGCCACAGGTATAAAGGGCAATatcatggtaactcacgttacattcacaaaaatttccaacacataaataatttttttttgtcaattttaatgtaaattgatacgaaattactatccatgaatggagcataactattactttcataattaactaacaaaatttactttatttttaacatttgcttgggaaaaataaaagtttgatggtaactcacgttacaaaaatcggacacgaattttaagacaccgacagtatgaagtttttatgtgaaattaagaatctttatttgtttttaatgaagattccatacatacaaaattacaagcttttaatataagtgacaaaacgaaacattttttcaatatttcgaggtaaaattttaaaatatttaggtaactcacgttacattattttggtaactcatgttacctgtgaTTTGTGGTTGTAaatgtaaagaaaagatgcattttcactcaagttttttttaaatcgaatattgtgtaacgaagcttgcttaaatgttaatttattttaccaaTAACGAGGGGGTGTTGTCATCGTCACTGTTAGACTCATCATGTTTTTAGTTtccttgtttttccgtcatttttatctgaaattcttctgttgttggcaagcttatgctataaaaatgctttaagattatataaactccctgaattttatgtctatccataagggaatacaacaaagaatcttttcttgcaacttgcaaaaAGAGTTgacgtttgtaaatagtaatttgctaataaaaaaagtaaaaaagactacataatttgttcaaaattcgtgtccactttttcatggaatcaCCCTAAACGATTTTTTTAGTGGATTTTTTACAAGACTGGATACGAAGTTTGTTGTTCAATTTCATCATTTTCTGATGGCGTTGTCTATATTCAGAGGAATAGAGGCATTTATGCATAAAACGAAAGTAATTTACTAGTAAAAGCATTTGCTACAGTTCTATGTCTTTAATGCATAtggaaagtagtaaatactataaaaattTACTAATAAAGCATTTGCTACCTTATATATGCATACGGCTCATAGTTGGTTTATgaattatcaaaaaacaaaaccgacttccatggatgaaaactgggttttatggtttttctaatagttcctatggacgaaattgaaatgggaccacattgcagacaccagctttccaaaaataattatcAACATTGGTTAActaagtccaaagttatgaggtaacaaacacaaaaaaaaaaaataaa
This DNA window, taken from Episyrphus balteatus chromosome 2, idEpiBalt1.1, whole genome shotgun sequence, encodes the following:
- the LOC129909538 gene encoding uncharacterized protein LOC129909538; this encodes MLNLFLFVGCYFWIISYSVESYEYGYHPSSEEFDGLLREKSWTRDILLNERNTKKFTPKFNLGKPRDIPLSSTPPVMDSPFSVGSSVASDKYSHQLYTQDGLISHSSESVVAEVNEIQNHNTTLPIFFTNPATGIVYAITEVGVNTNKTDLSSSGSIPIFVSKEQYERDLYLLKKSYESKCSGKRQPSQVVKINRKPSSNFHNTRLFVKRNSTRIAKEKKRKHHRKSKKANKELKKLQDTRSSLEKLANLDTQLEKPNGLNLVPSVFSESTDSSKLNKFKPESAFSRSKNEFLSEDSHQHKLTKRSLNATEKPTSTLSHIDTYEISTRSINSSDSSEKSKKILSTQIQVTSEYIEPPAKIRTPKNSIEETSHTETPLPQLPSLTSLKHLKPPCKNTESKVKKKKKRPVSEEYDDDEDDFSFGGTSYNDGSSDESDDDESSNQVEYSESSLENNLPDYNSLEEASTMNQQDDNYRHKKTSRKRIKRRRPYDGNDDGEYADEDYDADNDDDDDYDNESDDGVFGMIRGLFTPVQWVMDALFDRAEQMFQKPSLSESNDNRKPKFPQYTVYNGGSTNDAAANNNNEETYDGDEEGNSIGSWFSSWFKLRKRRGTSTTPAPSTDGMEEEPSWFESWFGYDTKIPPASEEDSEPWFFGWFSAKPRPKRTTTTTTTTTSVPILTISEPLKNPHKWIGILAQHIINSTSTNSPLIETTTENPDIPKKISYNKYQIWRLKPKTESQVRTLEEIKKDEEGARLQWLKGPSLRGLTDVVIPPKMLIDFQGTLDFENIDHEILIFDVGKVISYEKAKQDDITILKKPNSGKPIMSWNRYYDYDSIIKYLEVLQVRNSQYVELIHIGRSYEGRPLVIAKVGLKNFNDKTEKKKKLKLSKKPEQANSVFIEAGVHGREWIAPASATWMINELLKVMKSNKTNPGTEYIKNTTWYIMPVANPDGYEYSLEYNRLWKKSRSRHISKPSGIIDSAMTWLQKKKSEKVCFGVDLNHNWHFNWGRKGSSKTPCNEFFAGPTSFSEPETRAISKFLLENRKQIKLFISLQAYGQMISYPNKLNASFQLDKLDDLLDVAMFATDALRKKGSNSRYKVDASNDFGENKSGSSDYFAAFEVGIPFSYTIHLADNGIHGFLLPSTFIEPTAKDAYDMITAMIDYI
- the LOC129912567 gene encoding uncharacterized protein LOC129912567 isoform X1; the protein is METEKILSVYTKCKCTCNNFKHKKNCNAKKRQNENLIYNMEQRTFISFATDIVSIIAFIFFGSVIFWLAITRIVIDFLRKIYLSDRCTRIVFVGLLTILFFSITTHVFLNKRAWKIQNNQEKIKLTKQNVTVEKVPVESPKLSPEPEYLKVTIKDKQLKKLSSENKTNTNIPKKLTVSIINEKKKEVFKTSKNFLVPEMALEMKNPPALLVSLRDIILENY
- the LOC129912567 gene encoding uncharacterized protein LOC129912567 isoform X3, whose protein sequence is METEKILSVYTKCKCTCNNFKHKKNCNAKKRQNENLIYNMEQRTFISFATDIVSIIACTRIVFVGLLTILFFSITTHVFLNKRAWKIQNNQEKIKLTKQNVTVEKVPVESPKLSPEPEYLKVTIKDKQLKKLSSENKTNTNIPKKLTVSIINEKKKEVFKTSKNFLVPEMALEMKNPPALLVSLRDIILENY
- the LOC129912567 gene encoding uncharacterized protein LOC129912567 isoform X2, with amino-acid sequence METEKILSVYTKCKCTCNNFKHKKNCNAKKRQNENLIYNMEQRTFISFATDIVSIIAFIFFGSVIFWLAITRIVIDFLRKIYLSDRCTRIVFVGLLTILFFSITTHVFLNKRAWKIQNNQEKIKLTKQNVTVPVESPKLSPEPEYLKVTIKDKQLKKLSSENKTNTNIPKKLTVSIINEKKKEVFKTSKNFLVPEMALEMKNPPALLVSLRDIILENY